The following coding sequences lie in one Gadus macrocephalus chromosome 1, ASM3116895v1 genomic window:
- the naca gene encoding nascent polypeptide-associated complex subunit alpha isoform X48, giving the protein MQANLASVDKLAEKLAFATMPGEATETVPVTEQEMQQPQVETAAVEFNTSALPEKAVPVGNEAPQLQSSVPLEASVVPKKMSEDVSEAFDQFNGAAAVEVAKDQVVVAAVEVAPVVQQETPANPSEAAAELPPTDDPVPLAEASPSASGEEKGANTDERVDTQETATVVGSEETATVVGSEETATVVDSEETAVASQETAVAVATESEALEFTDEILAEVKCAAEVVPVDAKLSPSKDPVVDSEAGKSSVAIKSTDDYVEVDSRKTATQDPGVVSGAKNVDLASQKENPVEREPFAVNNKGIQSKQSNNAGASHSTRQLSGSGTESDSDESVPDLEEQDSAQTQTQQAQLAAAAEIDEEPVSKAKQSRSEKKARKAMSKLGLRQVTGVTRVTIRKSKNILFVITKPDVYKSPASDTYIVFGEAKIEDLSQQAQLAAAEKFKVQGEAVSNIQENTQTPTVQEESEEEEVDETGVEVKDIELVMSQANVSRAKAVRALKNNNNDIVNAIMELTM; this is encoded by the exons ATGCAAGCGAATCTCGCCTCTGTAGATAAGCTAGCGGAGAAGCTAGCGTTCG CTACCATGCCAGGCGAAGCAACAGAAACGGTCCCAGTCACCGAGCAGGAGATGCAGCAGCCTCAAGTTGAGACTG CGGCAGTGGAGTTCAATACCTCTGCTCTCCCTGAGAAGGCCGTTCCTGTAGGAAACGAGGCACCCCAGCTGCAGAGTTCGGTGCCTTTAGAAGCTTCTGTTGTTCCTAAAAAGATGTCTGAGGATGTTTCTGAGGCCTTTGATCAGTTTAACGGTGCTGCTGCAGTCGAAGTGGCCAAAGATCAGGTTGTAGTGGCTGCTGTTGAGGTAGCCCCTGTTGTACAGCAAGAGACGCCTGCCAACCCTTCAGAGGCTGCTGCTGAACTGCCACCGACTGATGACCCTGTCCCCCTGGCTGAAGCTTCCCCTTCTGCTTcaggagaagaaaaaggagcCAATACTGATGAGAGAGTTGACACTCAGGAGACCGCTACAGTGGTAGGCAGTGAGGAGACCGCTACAGTGGTAGGCAGTGAGGAGACCGCTACAGTGGTAGACAGTGAGGAGACGGCTGTAGCAAGTCAGGAGACAGCTGTAGCTGTCGCAACTGAGAGTGAAGCTCTAGAGTTTACTGATGAAATTCTGGCTGAAGTGAAGTGTGCAGCTGAAGTGGTTCCAGTGGATGCTAAACTGTCACCTTCCAAAGACCCAGTTGTAGACAGTGAAGCTGGGAAGTCTAGTGTTGCTATCAAATCTACCGATGACTATGTGGAAGTTGACAGCCGGAAAACTGCTACACAGGACCCCGGAGTAGTGTCCGGTGCTAAGAATGTAGATCTAGCCTCTCAAAAGGAGAACCCAGTTGAGAGAGAACCCTTTGCAGTCAACAATAAGGGCATCCAGTCGAAGCAGTCTAATAATGCAGGCGCATCCCATTCCACCCGACAACTGTCAG GATCTGGCACAGAGTCCGACAGTGATGAGTCGGTACCTGACTTGGAGGAACAGGACtctgcacagacacagacgcagcaGGCCCAG CTTGCAGCTGCTGCCGAAATTGACGAAGAACCAGTCAGCAAAGCCAAACAGAGCCGCAGTGAAAAGAAAGCACGAAAG GCAATGTCAAAGCTTGGTCTGAGGCAGGTAACTGGTGTCACCAGAGTCACCATTCGCAAGTCCAAGAACATCTTGTTTGTCATTACCAAACCAGACGTTTACAAGAGTCCTGCATCAGACACCTACATCGTCTTCGGTGAAGCTAAG ATTGAGGATCTCTCTCAACAAGCTCAGCTGGCCGCTGCTGAAAAGTTCAAGGTACAGGGAGAAGCTGTTTCAAACATCCAGGAGAACACACAGACGCCAACAGTACAGGAGGAgagtgaagaggaagag GTTGACGAGACTGGCGTGGAGGTCAAGGACATTGAACTTGTCATGTCGCAAGCCAACGTCTCTCGGGCTAAGGCTGTACGGGccctgaaaaacaacaacaacgacattGTCAATGCTATTATG GAGTTGACAATGTAA
- the naca gene encoding nascent polypeptide-associated complex subunit alpha isoform X49, which yields MPGEATETVPVTEQEMQQPQVETAAVEFNTSALPEKAVPVGNEAPQLQSSVPLEASVVPKKMSEDVSEAFDQFNGAAAVEVAKDQVVVAAVEVAPVVQQETPANPSEAAAELPPTDDPVPLAEASPSASGEEKGANTDERVDTQETATVVGSEETATVVGSEETATVVDSEETAVASQETAVAVATESEALEFTDEILAEVKCAAEVVPVDAKLSPSKDPVVDSEAGKSSVAIKSTDDYVEVDSRKTATQDPGVVSGAKNVDLASQKENPVEREPFAVNNKGIQSKQSNNAGASHSTRQLSGSGTESDSDESVPDLEEQDSAQTQTQQAQLAAAAEIDEEPVSKAKQSRSEKKARKAMSKLGLRQVTGVTRVTIRKSKNILFVITKPDVYKSPASDTYIVFGEAKIEDLSQQAQLAAAEKFKVQGEAVSNIQENTQTPTVQEESEEEEVDETGVEVKDIELVMSQANVSRAKAVRALKNNNNDIVNAIMELTM from the exons ATGCCAGGCGAAGCAACAGAAACGGTCCCAGTCACCGAGCAGGAGATGCAGCAGCCTCAAGTTGAGACTG CGGCAGTGGAGTTCAATACCTCTGCTCTCCCTGAGAAGGCCGTTCCTGTAGGAAACGAGGCACCCCAGCTGCAGAGTTCGGTGCCTTTAGAAGCTTCTGTTGTTCCTAAAAAGATGTCTGAGGATGTTTCTGAGGCCTTTGATCAGTTTAACGGTGCTGCTGCAGTCGAAGTGGCCAAAGATCAGGTTGTAGTGGCTGCTGTTGAGGTAGCCCCTGTTGTACAGCAAGAGACGCCTGCCAACCCTTCAGAGGCTGCTGCTGAACTGCCACCGACTGATGACCCTGTCCCCCTGGCTGAAGCTTCCCCTTCTGCTTcaggagaagaaaaaggagcCAATACTGATGAGAGAGTTGACACTCAGGAGACCGCTACAGTGGTAGGCAGTGAGGAGACCGCTACAGTGGTAGGCAGTGAGGAGACCGCTACAGTGGTAGACAGTGAGGAGACGGCTGTAGCAAGTCAGGAGACAGCTGTAGCTGTCGCAACTGAGAGTGAAGCTCTAGAGTTTACTGATGAAATTCTGGCTGAAGTGAAGTGTGCAGCTGAAGTGGTTCCAGTGGATGCTAAACTGTCACCTTCCAAAGACCCAGTTGTAGACAGTGAAGCTGGGAAGTCTAGTGTTGCTATCAAATCTACCGATGACTATGTGGAAGTTGACAGCCGGAAAACTGCTACACAGGACCCCGGAGTAGTGTCCGGTGCTAAGAATGTAGATCTAGCCTCTCAAAAGGAGAACCCAGTTGAGAGAGAACCCTTTGCAGTCAACAATAAGGGCATCCAGTCGAAGCAGTCTAATAATGCAGGCGCATCCCATTCCACCCGACAACTGTCAG GATCTGGCACAGAGTCCGACAGTGATGAGTCGGTACCTGACTTGGAGGAACAGGACtctgcacagacacagacgcagcaGGCCCAG CTTGCAGCTGCTGCCGAAATTGACGAAGAACCAGTCAGCAAAGCCAAACAGAGCCGCAGTGAAAAGAAAGCACGAAAG GCAATGTCAAAGCTTGGTCTGAGGCAGGTAACTGGTGTCACCAGAGTCACCATTCGCAAGTCCAAGAACATCTTGTTTGTCATTACCAAACCAGACGTTTACAAGAGTCCTGCATCAGACACCTACATCGTCTTCGGTGAAGCTAAG ATTGAGGATCTCTCTCAACAAGCTCAGCTGGCCGCTGCTGAAAAGTTCAAGGTACAGGGAGAAGCTGTTTCAAACATCCAGGAGAACACACAGACGCCAACAGTACAGGAGGAgagtgaagaggaagag GTTGACGAGACTGGCGTGGAGGTCAAGGACATTGAACTTGTCATGTCGCAAGCCAACGTCTCTCGGGCTAAGGCTGTACGGGccctgaaaaacaacaacaacgacattGTCAATGCTATTATG GAGTTGACAATGTAA
- the naca gene encoding nascent polypeptide-associated complex subunit alpha isoform X13, which yields MPGEATETVPVTEQEMQQPQVETATPPAQAATQKPKAAGGNVKAKGKDAKSGSSATAPKAVPGRRKRSSMSASSASPTSPKNTPSSTPRSPVASPLASSIDSSKTPKVVKAGKQGKPKKGEAFVSPSVPAPVESKAAPAEMKPIDPKPDSVEVKAKPTLAHPQTASPSLTKPASAPVAFKVTSKPAASAPVSFSDALESGTSKALVENKTALPQAAPVTPVTDEDLPPLIPPEKAVSMPAAPLEAVKPTPEAEAVTPLPKAEAAKPAPKLEAPIVKATMVEAPKVEAAIPALKVEAAIPALKVEAPKVEAPKVEAPKVEAAIPAPKVAAPKVEAAIPAAPKVEAAILAPKVEARKVEVPEVEAAKVADVKPAPKVEAPKVEVAKPTPKVEAPKVEDAKPAPKVEAPKVEDNKPAPKVEAPKVADVKPAPKVEAAKVEVAKPAPKVEAPKVEDNKPAPKVEAPKVEAPKEKSPMPRKLTFAEAVAKPVVKPEVEIISQPPCESESTPKSAPSTAKTSAKAVPVMKNDKGSGTESDSDESVPDLEEQDSAQTQTQQAQLAAAAEIDEEPVSKAKQSRSEKKARKAMSKLGLRQVTGVTRVTIRKSKNILFVITKPDVYKSPASDTYIVFGEAKIEDLSQQAQLAAAEKFKVQGEAVSNIQENTQTPTVQEESEEEEVDETGVEVKDIELVMSQANVSRAKAVRALKNNNNDIVNAIMELTM from the exons ATGCCAGGCGAAGCAACAGAAACGGTCCCAGTCACCGAGCAGGAGATGCAGCAGCCTCAAGTTGAGACTG CAACACCTCCTGCCCAAGCTGCCACCCAGAAACCCAAGGCTGCTGGTGGCAATGTTAAGGCCAAAGGCAAAGATGCTAAGAGTGGGTCGAGTGCCACTGCCCCAAAGGCTGTCCCTGGCAGAAGAAAACGATCCTCAATGTCTGCCTCTTCTGCATCTCCTACTTCCCCAAAGAATACTCCTTCCTCAACCCCACGCTCTCCTGTAGCATCTCCTCTAGCCTCTTCTATTGATTCATCTAAAACCCCAAAGGTTGTTAAGGCTGGTAAACAAGGAAAACCTAAAAAAGGGGAAGCCTTTGTGTCGCCTTCAGTCCCTGCACCTGTGGAATCTAAGGCAGCTCCTGCAGAGATGAAGCCAATAGACCCTAAGCCAGACTCGGTTGAAGTGAAGGCTAAACCTACTCTTGCTCATCCTCAAACGGCCTCACCAAGCCTCACCAAGCCTGCTTCCGCCCCTGTTGCCTTTAAGGTGACCTCAAAGCCTGCAGCATCAGCCCCAGTTTCATTTTCAGATGCTCTTGAGTCCGGCACCTCCAAAGCACTAGTTGAAAATAAAACCGCCCTACCTCAAGCAGCCCCGGTTACTCCAGTAACTGATGAGGATCTCCCACCCCTCATCCCACCAGAAAAGGCAGTCAGTATGCCAGCTGCTCCTCTAGAAGCCGTGAAACCAACACCCGAGGCGGAGGCTGTGACACCTTTACCCAAGGCAGAAGCTGCCAAGCCAGCACCCAAGTTGGAGGCACCCATAGTAAAGGCTACCATGGTGGAGGCCCCCAAGGTAGAGGCTGCCATTCCGGCACTCAAGGTAGAGGCTGCCATTCCGGCACTCAAG GTGGAGGCACCCAAGGTAGAGGCACCCAAGGTAGAGGCACCCAAGGTGGAGGCTGCCATTCCGGCCCCCAAGGTGGCAGCACCGAAGGTAGAGGCTGCCATTCCGGCGGCACCCAAGGTAGAGGCTGCCATTCTGGCCCCCAAGGTAGAGGCTAGAAAGGTGGAGGTACCTGAGGTAGAGGCTGCCAAGGTGGCGGATGTCAAGCCAGCTCCAAAGGTAGAGGCACCCAAGGTGGAGGTTGCCAAGCCAACTCCAAAGGTAGAGGCACCCAAGGTGGAGGATGCCAAGCCAGCGCCCAAGGTAGAGGCTCCCAAGGTGGAGGATAACAAGCCAGCGCCCAAGGTAGAGGCTCCCAAGGTGGCGGATGTCAAGCCAGCTCCAAAGGTAGAGGCTGCCAAGGTGGAGGTTGCCAAGCCAGCGCCCAAGGTAGAGGCTCCCAAGGTGGAGGATAACAAGCCAGCGCCCAAGGTAGAGGCTCCCAAGGTGGAGGCACCCAAGGAGAAGAGTCCCATGCCCCGTAAACTTACGTTTGCTGAGGCTGTTGCAAAACCTGTTGTTAAACCTGAAGTTGAGATTATCAGTCAACCCCCTTGTGAATCTGAATCAACCCCAAAATCTGCCCCTTCAACTGCTAAAACCTCAGCCAAGGCGGTGCCTGTGATGAAGAACGACAAGG GATCTGGCACAGAGTCCGACAGTGATGAGTCGGTACCTGACTTGGAGGAACAGGACtctgcacagacacagacgcagcaGGCCCAG CTTGCAGCTGCTGCCGAAATTGACGAAGAACCAGTCAGCAAAGCCAAACAGAGCCGCAGTGAAAAGAAAGCACGAAAG GCAATGTCAAAGCTTGGTCTGAGGCAGGTAACTGGTGTCACCAGAGTCACCATTCGCAAGTCCAAGAACATCTTGTTTGTCATTACCAAACCAGACGTTTACAAGAGTCCTGCATCAGACACCTACATCGTCTTCGGTGAAGCTAAG ATTGAGGATCTCTCTCAACAAGCTCAGCTGGCCGCTGCTGAAAAGTTCAAGGTACAGGGAGAAGCTGTTTCAAACATCCAGGAGAACACACAGACGCCAACAGTACAGGAGGAgagtgaagaggaagag GTTGACGAGACTGGCGTGGAGGTCAAGGACATTGAACTTGTCATGTCGCAAGCCAACGTCTCTCGGGCTAAGGCTGTACGGGccctgaaaaacaacaacaacgacattGTCAATGCTATTATG GAGTTGACAATGTAA
- the naca gene encoding nascent polypeptide-associated complex subunit alpha isoform X8, producing MPGEATETVPVTEQEMQQPQVETATPPAQAATQKPKAAGGNVKAKGKDAKSGSSATAPKAVPGRRKRSSMSASSASPTSPKNTPSSTPRSPVASPLASSIDSSKTPKVVKAGKQGKPKKGEAFVSPSVPAPVESKAAPAEMKPIDPKPDSVEVKAKPTLAHPQTASPSLTKPASAPVAFKVTSKPAASAPVSFSDALESGTSKALVENKTALPQAAPVTPVTDEDLPPLIPPEKAVSMPAAPLEAVKPTPEAEAVTPLPKAEAAKPAPKLEAPIVKATMVEAPKVEAAIPALKVEAAIPALKVEAAIPALKVEAAIPALKVEAPKVEAAIPAPKVAAPKVEAAIPAAPKVEAAILAPKVEARKVEVPEVEAAKVADVKPAPKVEAPKVEVAKPTPKVEAPKVEDAKPAPKVEAPKVEDNKPAPKVEAPKVADVKPAPKVEAAKVEVAKPAPKVEAPKVEDNKPAPKVEAPKVEAPKEKSPMPRKLTFAEAVAKPVVKPEVEIISQPPCESESTPKSAPSTAKTSAKAVPVMKNDKGSGTESDSDESVPDLEEQDSAQTQTQQAQLAAAAEIDEEPVSKAKQSRSEKKARKAMSKLGLRQVTGVTRVTIRKSKNILFVITKPDVYKSPASDTYIVFGEAKIEDLSQQAQLAAAEKFKVQGEAVSNIQENTQTPTVQEESEEEEVDETGVEVKDIELVMSQANVSRAKAVRALKNNNNDIVNAIMELTM from the exons ATGCCAGGCGAAGCAACAGAAACGGTCCCAGTCACCGAGCAGGAGATGCAGCAGCCTCAAGTTGAGACTG CAACACCTCCTGCCCAAGCTGCCACCCAGAAACCCAAGGCTGCTGGTGGCAATGTTAAGGCCAAAGGCAAAGATGCTAAGAGTGGGTCGAGTGCCACTGCCCCAAAGGCTGTCCCTGGCAGAAGAAAACGATCCTCAATGTCTGCCTCTTCTGCATCTCCTACTTCCCCAAAGAATACTCCTTCCTCAACCCCACGCTCTCCTGTAGCATCTCCTCTAGCCTCTTCTATTGATTCATCTAAAACCCCAAAGGTTGTTAAGGCTGGTAAACAAGGAAAACCTAAAAAAGGGGAAGCCTTTGTGTCGCCTTCAGTCCCTGCACCTGTGGAATCTAAGGCAGCTCCTGCAGAGATGAAGCCAATAGACCCTAAGCCAGACTCGGTTGAAGTGAAGGCTAAACCTACTCTTGCTCATCCTCAAACGGCCTCACCAAGCCTCACCAAGCCTGCTTCCGCCCCTGTTGCCTTTAAGGTGACCTCAAAGCCTGCAGCATCAGCCCCAGTTTCATTTTCAGATGCTCTTGAGTCCGGCACCTCCAAAGCACTAGTTGAAAATAAAACCGCCCTACCTCAAGCAGCCCCGGTTACTCCAGTAACTGATGAGGATCTCCCACCCCTCATCCCACCAGAAAAGGCAGTCAGTATGCCAGCTGCTCCTCTAGAAGCCGTGAAACCAACACCCGAGGCGGAGGCTGTGACACCTTTACCCAAGGCAGAAGCTGCCAAGCCAGCACCCAAGTTGGAGGCACCCATAGTAAAGGCTACCATGGTGGAGGCCCCCAAGGTAGAGGCTGCCATTCCGGCACTCAAGGTAGAGGCTGCCATTCCGGCACTCAAGGTAGAGGCTGCCATTCCGGCACTCAAGGTAGAGGCTGCCATTCCGGCACTCAAG GTAGAGGCACCCAAGGTGGAGGCTGCCATTCCGGCCCCCAAGGTGGCAGCACCGAAGGTAGAGGCTGCCATTCCGGCGGCACCCAAGGTAGAGGCTGCCATTCTGGCCCCCAAGGTAGAGGCTAGAAAGGTGGAGGTACCTGAGGTAGAGGCTGCCAAGGTGGCGGATGTCAAGCCAGCTCCAAAGGTAGAGGCACCCAAGGTGGAGGTTGCCAAGCCAACTCCAAAGGTAGAGGCACCCAAGGTGGAGGATGCCAAGCCAGCGCCCAAGGTAGAGGCTCCCAAGGTGGAGGATAACAAGCCAGCGCCCAAGGTAGAGGCTCCCAAGGTGGCGGATGTCAAGCCAGCTCCAAAGGTAGAGGCTGCCAAGGTGGAGGTTGCCAAGCCAGCGCCCAAGGTAGAGGCTCCCAAGGTGGAGGATAACAAGCCAGCGCCCAAGGTAGAGGCTCCCAAGGTGGAGGCACCCAAGGAGAAGAGTCCCATGCCCCGTAAACTTACGTTTGCTGAGGCTGTTGCAAAACCTGTTGTTAAACCTGAAGTTGAGATTATCAGTCAACCCCCTTGTGAATCTGAATCAACCCCAAAATCTGCCCCTTCAACTGCTAAAACCTCAGCCAAGGCGGTGCCTGTGATGAAGAACGACAAGG GATCTGGCACAGAGTCCGACAGTGATGAGTCGGTACCTGACTTGGAGGAACAGGACtctgcacagacacagacgcagcaGGCCCAG CTTGCAGCTGCTGCCGAAATTGACGAAGAACCAGTCAGCAAAGCCAAACAGAGCCGCAGTGAAAAGAAAGCACGAAAG GCAATGTCAAAGCTTGGTCTGAGGCAGGTAACTGGTGTCACCAGAGTCACCATTCGCAAGTCCAAGAACATCTTGTTTGTCATTACCAAACCAGACGTTTACAAGAGTCCTGCATCAGACACCTACATCGTCTTCGGTGAAGCTAAG ATTGAGGATCTCTCTCAACAAGCTCAGCTGGCCGCTGCTGAAAAGTTCAAGGTACAGGGAGAAGCTGTTTCAAACATCCAGGAGAACACACAGACGCCAACAGTACAGGAGGAgagtgaagaggaagag GTTGACGAGACTGGCGTGGAGGTCAAGGACATTGAACTTGTCATGTCGCAAGCCAACGTCTCTCGGGCTAAGGCTGTACGGGccctgaaaaacaacaacaacgacattGTCAATGCTATTATG GAGTTGACAATGTAA